A portion of the Bacillus thuringiensis genome contains these proteins:
- a CDS encoding FAD-binding oxidoreductase: MKKRKIAVVIVAYTVLLATSVHTYKKQIDHPIMSDVGKLLPTKIKRVESATEEHSLIKLVRDAKVSGEKISIAGMQHSQGGQTYYPNGTMLDMKGYNKILEFDPEKKRITVQSGVTWNDIQKKINPYGLAVQVMQSQNIFTVGGSLSVNVHGRDIRHEALIDTVESFRLLMADGTVCNVSREENVELFPYVIGGYGLFGVILDVTLKLTDDELYEMHTRMIDYKEYASYFKEKVKRDENVRMHLARISVAPNSFLKEMYVTDYTLAQNQNMREEYSELKEENIIAAPKFLLGLSRYSDWGKNTFWDIQRGYFERTDGKYETRNNVMRSDSAFMEYENPNRTEVLQEYFVPIDAFTEYIDDLRNALNEEEFNLLNITIRYVEKNENAVLSYAKDDMFALVLLINQGRSESEIKKTEDVIRKMIDVTLKHNGSYYLPYYSYPTKEQLKRAYPRIEEFLKKKKEVDSEERFVNLFYREYTK; encoded by the coding sequence TTGAAAAAAAGAAAGATAGCAGTGGTCATTGTCGCATATACGGTTTTGCTTGCAACGTCTGTACATACGTATAAAAAACAAATTGATCATCCTATTATGAGTGATGTAGGTAAATTGCTTCCGACAAAAATAAAACGTGTTGAAAGTGCTACGGAAGAGCACTCGTTAATAAAATTAGTGCGAGATGCAAAAGTTTCAGGAGAGAAAATTTCCATTGCAGGCATGCAACATAGCCAAGGAGGACAGACATATTATCCGAATGGCACGATGCTCGATATGAAAGGATATAATAAAATATTAGAATTCGATCCAGAGAAGAAGCGGATTACAGTTCAAAGTGGTGTCACGTGGAATGATATTCAGAAGAAAATAAATCCATATGGCCTTGCGGTACAGGTCATGCAGTCTCAAAATATTTTTACTGTTGGTGGTTCATTAAGTGTAAATGTACACGGGCGTGATATTCGTCATGAGGCACTAATTGATACAGTAGAGTCATTCAGATTGTTAATGGCAGATGGCACGGTATGTAATGTAAGTAGAGAAGAAAATGTAGAGTTATTTCCATATGTCATTGGTGGTTACGGTTTATTTGGAGTTATTTTAGATGTGACGCTGAAGTTAACAGATGATGAATTATATGAAATGCACACGAGAATGATAGATTATAAAGAATACGCATCTTATTTCAAAGAGAAAGTGAAAAGAGATGAGAATGTTCGTATGCACTTAGCGCGTATTTCTGTTGCTCCAAATTCATTTTTAAAAGAGATGTATGTGACGGATTATACTTTGGCACAAAATCAAAATATGAGAGAAGAGTACAGTGAATTAAAGGAAGAAAATATTATAGCTGCACCTAAATTTTTACTTGGGTTATCACGTTATAGTGATTGGGGAAAGAATACATTTTGGGATATACAAAGAGGTTATTTTGAACGTACAGATGGAAAGTATGAGACGCGTAATAATGTTATGAGATCAGATAGTGCTTTTATGGAATATGAAAATCCAAATAGGACCGAAGTGTTACAAGAATACTTTGTGCCTATAGATGCTTTCACGGAGTATATAGATGATTTACGTAACGCATTAAATGAAGAAGAGTTTAATTTACTCAACATTACGATTCGTTACGTGGAAAAGAATGAAAATGCAGTTTTGTCCTATGCGAAAGATGATATGTTTGCGCTGGTTCTTTTGATTAACCAGGGACGCTCAGAGAGTGAGATAAAGAAAACAGAGGATGTCATTCGGAAGATGATTGATGTTACTTTAAAGCATAACGGTAGTTACTATTTGCCGTATTATTCTTATCCAACGAAAGAGCAGTTAAAGAGGGCATATCCTCGTATTGAAGAATTTCTCAAGAAAAAGAAGGAAGTAGATTCAGAAGAGAGATTTGTGAATTTATTTTATAGGGAGTATACGAAATGA
- a CDS encoding MFS transporter, producing MTYRRFVASQSIIMMAGSMVFPFYILLLRNVGNSFSQFGWAYGLFALTSALVYPLVGKISDQVGDKKLLIIYAWSMAILMLCFPIATEVWHVYILQIVMGVLGAVQRNTEKTSLARKVAQEKAGYEIGKYHVWTSIGGAVAVIATGYLVDFFTIGTIFYIASILYVVSGIVLSSKKI from the coding sequence ATGACATATAGAAGATTTGTGGCTTCGCAAAGTATCATCATGATGGCAGGAAGTATGGTATTTCCTTTTTATATATTATTGCTTCGAAACGTTGGAAATAGCTTCTCGCAATTTGGCTGGGCGTATGGCTTATTTGCTTTAACATCAGCACTTGTATATCCACTAGTGGGAAAGATATCTGATCAAGTAGGGGATAAAAAATTATTAATAATATACGCTTGGTCCATGGCAATCTTAATGCTTTGCTTTCCGATTGCCACGGAAGTATGGCATGTGTATATTCTTCAAATTGTAATGGGAGTTTTAGGTGCTGTGCAGCGTAATACTGAGAAGACTTCATTAGCACGAAAGGTTGCGCAGGAAAAGGCTGGTTATGAGATTGGAAAATACCATGTGTGGACATCCATTGGCGGAGCAGTAGCGGTTATTGCCACGGGATATTTAGTAGATTTCTTTACGATTGGTACAATTTTTTATATTGCATCTATTCTATATGTAGTGAGCGGGATTGTATTAAGTAGTAAAAAAATATAA
- a CDS encoding DUF3981 domain-containing protein produces the protein MKFVVLAILTLFLIPWTRSSSKLRAVDKKGDKKVVKGKKSSILVIPVLFWIGIAIYEYFWLIDDRVDSILTHYSVAVAILIGLVLFSQDQIGKLEGTLKGLLMFILLASYGYFGYLHDIVISQKKYDSVVKVEKDISEPFTENDQPFTVPPKTAENKMKKVFGDIPKVAYFELGELTPQMVNGEALYVAPIEVSGFFKARKAETIPGYVTMSGTNPDAEAKLHLGYKMKYVPSMFFGNKLERVVRQAEPNLIFKGKPKFEVDDKGKPYYTMTYGEFISGRSGFEVEGVVVVDAQTGEVKRYNKGKAPKFVDGVLNHETASTLNTYFGKYIHGFWNTKFSQTDMKIPTEWGTKEGVTPIFGKDGTLYYFTDFTSPKEGVDSALGYSLVDARTGKLYYYNGKEVKGIMDGSAATEVVDNSFKREKWHGTMPVIYNVYGKPAWIIPVVDDGGLVRAHTVVYAANAKIFATGSSQKEALENYKNVMSGNGDTFRPTSTGKEAQKEGIVQRVYKEKSGENTIVYVLLENEQKVFMIPVKKFPYAMFTEVGDPIQITYLDTGEMMASVSKFTNSNVKK, from the coding sequence ATGAAATTTGTAGTTTTAGCTATTCTTACTTTGTTTTTGATTCCATGGACAAGAAGCAGTAGTAAGCTTCGAGCAGTGGATAAGAAGGGAGATAAGAAGGTTGTAAAGGGTAAGAAATCATCTATTTTAGTTATTCCTGTTTTATTTTGGATAGGTATTGCAATCTATGAATACTTTTGGCTAATTGATGATCGAGTAGATTCGATTCTTACTCATTATTCTGTTGCAGTAGCAATTTTAATTGGGCTTGTTTTATTTTCACAAGATCAAATAGGGAAATTAGAAGGTACGCTAAAAGGACTTCTAATGTTTATTTTACTCGCAAGTTACGGCTACTTTGGTTATTTGCACGATATAGTAATCTCGCAAAAGAAATATGATTCTGTTGTTAAGGTAGAGAAAGATATTTCAGAGCCATTTACTGAAAATGACCAGCCGTTTACAGTGCCGCCAAAGACAGCGGAGAATAAGATGAAAAAAGTATTTGGTGATATTCCGAAAGTAGCTTATTTTGAGCTAGGAGAATTAACGCCACAAATGGTAAACGGCGAAGCTTTATATGTAGCGCCAATTGAAGTTTCAGGATTTTTTAAAGCGCGTAAAGCTGAGACAATTCCAGGGTATGTAACGATGTCAGGTACGAATCCTGATGCGGAAGCGAAACTGCACCTCGGTTATAAAATGAAATATGTGCCAAGCATGTTTTTTGGTAATAAGTTAGAGCGTGTGGTAAGGCAAGCAGAACCAAATTTAATCTTTAAAGGAAAACCTAAATTTGAGGTTGATGATAAAGGAAAACCATATTATACAATGACGTATGGTGAATTTATTTCAGGAAGATCTGGATTTGAGGTAGAAGGTGTTGTCGTAGTAGATGCACAAACAGGTGAAGTGAAAAGATATAATAAAGGAAAGGCACCTAAATTTGTTGATGGTGTATTAAATCATGAGACTGCATCTACGTTAAATACGTACTTTGGTAAATATATTCACGGATTTTGGAATACGAAATTCTCACAAACAGATATGAAAATTCCGACTGAGTGGGGAACGAAAGAAGGCGTGACCCCGATCTTTGGTAAAGATGGAACACTGTATTATTTTACAGACTTTACTTCTCCAAAAGAAGGAGTAGATTCAGCCCTAGGCTATTCATTAGTAGATGCACGCACAGGCAAGCTATATTACTATAATGGAAAAGAAGTAAAGGGGATTATGGATGGTTCAGCAGCTACAGAAGTAGTAGATAATTCCTTTAAGAGAGAGAAATGGCATGGGACAATGCCTGTCATTTATAACGTATACGGAAAACCAGCTTGGATTATTCCGGTTGTTGATGACGGAGGCCTAGTACGTGCACATACAGTTGTATATGCTGCTAATGCAAAAATATTTGCGACAGGTTCTTCGCAGAAAGAAGCGCTTGAGAATTATAAAAACGTAATGAGTGGTAATGGTGATACCTTTAGACCAACCTCAACAGGAAAAGAAGCGCAAAAAGAAGGTATTGTACAACGTGTATATAAAGAGAAATCAGGTGAAAATACAATCGTGTACGTACTTTTAGAGAATGAACAAAAGGTATTTATGATACCGGTGAAGAAATTCCCGTATGCTATGTTTACAGAAGTAGGAGACCCAATTCAAATTACATATTTAGATACAGGAGAGATGATGGCCTCGGTATCTAAATTTACGAATAGCAATGTGAAAAAGTAA
- a CDS encoding multidrug effflux MFS transporter: MEKVNEVNHEIYKPVKANRLWMILVLGTLTAIGPLSIDMYLPSLPKLTDDLQTGASLAQLTLTACLLGLSVGQLFVGSISDIYGRRKPLIIALIIYIASSLLCAVAPSIWTLVLLRFLQGASGSAGIVISRAMVRDMYSGSEMTKFFSLLMLVNGAAPILAPIIGGQLLQFTTWRGVFIVLGAISVFMLISATFVLRETLPPEERETGGLSGTLATYGKLLKDRLFMGYALSQGLVTAAMFAYISGSPFVLQNIYGASPQQFSLFFAINGIGIIIASQITGRLAGKVNEKTLFVAGIIIAAVGGLSLLLTIVLGIGLIGVLCSLFLVVSSVGVVSTTGFSLAMRNQKQAAGTASALLGLLQFISGALVAPLVGIGGSNTALPMGVVIALCEVGAVLCYLFMARRSEKQFELQQRQNLEA, encoded by the coding sequence ATTGAAAAAGTGAATGAAGTTAATCACGAAATATATAAACCTGTAAAGGCAAACAGGTTATGGATGATTCTTGTATTAGGAACACTTACGGCGATTGGGCCATTATCTATTGATATGTATTTGCCTTCATTACCGAAGTTAACGGATGACTTGCAAACAGGTGCATCCCTAGCGCAGCTTACATTAACAGCTTGTTTGCTTGGGTTGTCAGTAGGACAATTATTTGTTGGCTCAATTAGCGATATTTACGGAAGACGCAAACCACTTATTATTGCTCTTATTATTTATATTGCTTCTTCTTTACTTTGTGCTGTTGCGCCATCTATTTGGACATTAGTATTATTGCGCTTCCTACAAGGAGCTTCAGGATCAGCCGGGATTGTTATATCACGTGCAATGGTACGTGATATGTACTCAGGTTCTGAAATGACGAAGTTTTTCTCACTGCTTATGTTAGTAAACGGAGCAGCACCTATTTTGGCACCAATCATTGGAGGGCAATTATTACAGTTTACAACGTGGCGCGGTGTTTTCATCGTTCTTGGAGCAATTAGCGTATTCATGTTAATCTCAGCTACTTTTGTATTGCGTGAAACATTACCTCCTGAAGAAAGAGAAACGGGTGGTTTGTCAGGGACTTTGGCGACGTACGGAAAATTGTTAAAGGACCGTCTGTTTATGGGATATGCATTGTCACAAGGATTAGTAACAGCGGCAATGTTTGCATACATTTCGGGCTCACCATTTGTGTTGCAGAACATATACGGAGCATCGCCACAGCAATTTAGTTTATTCTTTGCGATTAACGGCATCGGTATTATTATTGCTAGTCAGATAACGGGTCGTTTAGCGGGGAAAGTGAATGAGAAGACATTATTTGTTGCTGGTATTATTATCGCAGCTGTTGGTGGCCTATCTTTACTACTGACAATCGTACTAGGAATAGGTTTAATCGGTGTTTTATGTTCGTTATTCCTTGTTGTATCAAGTGTCGGGGTGGTATCAACAACTGGGTTCTCATTAGCGATGAGAAATCAAAAACAAGCTGCAGGAACAGCATCAGCTTTATTAGGCTTATTACAGTTCATTTCAGGAGCGCTTGTTGCACCTCTAGTAGGTATTGGTGGGAGTAATACAGCGTTACCGATGGGTGTTGTTATTGCGCTTTGTGAAGTAGGAGCAGTATTATGTTATCTATTTATGGCCAGAAGAAGTGAGAAGCAGTTTGAACTGCAACAAAGACAAAATTTAGAGGCTTAA
- a CDS encoding ABC transporter permease has protein sequence MYVIKKLSVMVFTLWVITTVTFLIMHIIPGDPFSSDAKIFPEEVIQNMRAKYHLDEPLWNQYVAYLDGVVHFDFGESVQSTGQGVSEIITTGFGPSAIIGLQALVISLLVGIAAGTFAALYHGRVIDYSVSLLAILGISIPSFILAPLFIQVFAIQFEFLPVASWGTFEHTVLPSFALALGPIAVITRFVRSNMIEVLQSDYIKLARAKGIPIKKIIIRHALRNAIVPVLTFVGPLMAGLLTGTFVIEKIFSIPGLGKYFVDSIFNRDYPVIMGTTIFYSALLIACIFITDIIHRIVDPRIRSIT, from the coding sequence GTGTATGTAATTAAAAAATTATCGGTTATGGTGTTCACACTATGGGTTATTACGACAGTGACATTTCTAATTATGCATATTATTCCGGGAGATCCATTTTCATCAGATGCAAAAATCTTTCCTGAAGAAGTGATCCAAAACATGAGAGCGAAGTATCACCTTGATGAACCGTTATGGAATCAATATGTTGCTTATTTAGACGGTGTAGTTCATTTTGATTTTGGTGAATCTGTTCAATCAACCGGGCAAGGTGTATCAGAAATTATAACAACTGGCTTTGGTCCATCAGCAATTATTGGTCTACAAGCACTTGTTATTTCATTGTTGGTAGGAATTGCGGCAGGGACATTTGCTGCTCTATATCATGGGAGAGTAATTGACTATAGTGTGAGTTTGCTCGCAATTCTAGGTATTTCTATTCCAAGTTTTATTTTAGCACCACTATTTATACAAGTATTTGCTATCCAATTTGAGTTTTTACCAGTAGCCTCTTGGGGAACATTCGAACATACGGTATTGCCATCCTTTGCATTAGCGTTAGGGCCAATTGCAGTTATTACAAGGTTTGTTCGTTCTAATATGATCGAAGTACTGCAGAGTGATTATATTAAGCTAGCAAGAGCAAAAGGTATACCAATTAAGAAGATTATTATAAGACATGCTCTTCGAAATGCGATTGTTCCAGTACTTACATTTGTGGGACCGTTAATGGCTGGACTTTTAACAGGGACTTTCGTTATTGAAAAAATCTTTTCAATTCCTGGCCTAGGAAAATATTTCGTAGATAGTATTTTTAACCGAGACTATCCGGTGATTATGGGAACAACGATTTTCTATAGTGCATTATTAATTGCTTGTATTTTCATTACAGATATTATTCACCGCATTGTTGATCCGCGTATTCGTTCTATTACATAA